Proteins encoded within one genomic window of Actinoplanes octamycinicus:
- a CDS encoding hemolysin family protein: MSAVGGYGWQVVLVVVLVLLNAAFSGSEMALISLRESQLQRLERQSRTGRTLARLARDPNRFLATIQIGITLAGFLASAAAAVSLAQPLIEPLGFLGSAAEPVSIVVVTVILTFFTLVVGELAPKRVAMQRAEGWAMLVARPLDVLATLSRPVVWLLGKSTDLVVRMAGGDPDAGREEVSPEEIRDMVAQQQEFTPEQRTIISGAFDIADRILREILVPRRDVLILPAELPAAEGLQRLVEGGHSRAPVTGPMGLDDVLGVVHLRDLIGAEGPVRTQMFTPLFLPETLKIADAMRQLRTQRQQFALVVDERGAIDGIVTMEDLVEEVVGEIYDETDRDVQSVVREEDGAMLLPGTFPIHDLPDIGVEIEEADEGDYTTVAGLVLARLGHIPTTPGETVAIDGHTAEVVEITGRAITRLRLRPVPSEETAPVA, translated from the coding sequence ATGTCCGCCGTGGGCGGATATGGCTGGCAAGTTGTCCTCGTCGTGGTACTGGTGCTGCTCAACGCGGCCTTCTCCGGCAGTGAGATGGCGCTGATCTCGTTGCGGGAGAGCCAGCTCCAGCGTCTGGAGCGGCAGAGCCGCACCGGCCGCACCCTGGCCCGGCTGGCCCGGGACCCGAACCGGTTCCTCGCCACCATCCAGATCGGCATCACGCTGGCCGGCTTCCTGGCGTCGGCGGCCGCGGCCGTCTCGCTGGCCCAGCCGCTGATCGAGCCGCTCGGCTTCCTGGGCTCCGCCGCCGAGCCGGTCTCGATCGTGGTGGTCACCGTCATCCTGACCTTCTTCACCCTGGTGGTCGGCGAGCTGGCGCCGAAACGGGTCGCCATGCAGCGGGCCGAGGGCTGGGCGATGCTGGTGGCCCGCCCGCTGGACGTGCTGGCCACGCTCTCCCGCCCGGTGGTCTGGCTGCTCGGCAAGTCCACCGACCTGGTGGTCCGGATGGCCGGCGGCGACCCGGACGCGGGCCGCGAGGAGGTCAGCCCGGAGGAGATCCGGGACATGGTGGCGCAGCAGCAGGAGTTCACCCCGGAGCAGCGCACCATCATCAGCGGCGCCTTCGACATCGCCGACCGCATCCTGCGCGAGATCCTGGTGCCCCGTCGCGACGTGCTGATCCTGCCGGCCGAGCTGCCCGCCGCCGAGGGCCTGCAGCGGCTGGTCGAGGGCGGCCACTCGCGGGCCCCGGTGACCGGCCCGATGGGCCTGGACGACGTGCTCGGCGTGGTGCACCTGCGCGACCTGATCGGCGCCGAGGGCCCGGTCCGCACCCAGATGTTCACCCCGCTCTTCCTGCCCGAGACGCTGAAGATCGCCGACGCGATGCGCCAGCTGCGCACCCAGCGCCAGCAGTTCGCCCTGGTGGTCGACGAGCGCGGGGCGATCGACGGGATCGTCACGATGGAGGACCTGGTCGAGGAGGTGGTCGGCGAGATCTACGACGAGACCGACCGCGACGTGCAGTCGGTGGTCCGGGAGGAGGACGGCGCGATGCTGCTGCCCGGCACCTTCCCGATCCACGACCTGCCGGACATCGGCGTCGAGATCGAGGAGGCCGACGAGGGCGACTACACGACGGTGGCCGGCCTGGTGCTGGCCCGGCTCGGGCACATCCCGACCACGCCGGGTGAGACGGTGGCGATCGACGGGCACACCGCCGAGGTCGTCGAGATCACCGGGCGGGCGATCACCCGGCTGCGGCTCCGACCGGTGCCCAGTGAGGAGACGGCGCCGGTCGCCTGA